One window from the genome of Kineosporia corallincola encodes:
- a CDS encoding isopenicillin N synthase family dioxygenase, whose amino-acid sequence MSPFQVPSVDIGPYVTGGTPQQRAAVARQTDIACREVGFIQILGHGVDPATARGLAGALDDLFGLPLETKRRWVRPPAENRGYTPPRSESLALSAGVQSETRMKDFFEAYNVGSSCSDHPGTDLIATHYAENTWPDVPGFRERVNAWRAEAGRVARTMTRVFEDALGLPTGFFDELAGHPIEVLRMNNYALPGGLRVQVDDDLIGMGEHTDYGIVTVLWADQVKGLQVLHGGQWHDVSPADGALLINLGDLTTRLTNEQWLSTLHRVKPPIVDGTIRRRRSAAYFFDGDAGAVVGPLPAFVDDAHPALYSDVTVDEHIRAKLAGSRAGVLNRGAAREAGRVLSAGS is encoded by the coding sequence GTGAGCCCGTTCCAGGTCCCGTCCGTCGACATCGGCCCCTACGTCACCGGCGGCACGCCGCAGCAGCGGGCCGCCGTCGCCCGGCAGACCGACATTGCCTGCCGCGAGGTCGGTTTCATCCAGATCCTGGGCCACGGCGTCGACCCGGCCACGGCCCGGGGCCTGGCCGGCGCCCTGGACGACCTGTTCGGCCTGCCCCTGGAGACCAAGAGACGCTGGGTGCGGCCGCCCGCCGAGAACCGCGGCTACACCCCGCCGAGGTCGGAGAGCCTGGCGCTGAGCGCGGGGGTGCAGTCCGAGACCCGGATGAAAGACTTCTTCGAGGCCTACAACGTCGGGTCGAGCTGCTCCGACCACCCCGGCACCGACCTGATCGCCACCCACTACGCCGAGAACACCTGGCCCGACGTCCCCGGTTTCCGCGAGCGGGTGAACGCCTGGCGGGCCGAGGCCGGCCGGGTGGCCCGCACCATGACCCGCGTCTTCGAAGACGCCCTCGGCCTGCCCACCGGCTTCTTCGACGAGCTGGCCGGGCACCCGATCGAGGTGCTGCGCATGAACAACTACGCGCTGCCCGGCGGCCTGCGGGTGCAGGTCGACGACGACCTGATCGGCATGGGCGAGCACACCGACTACGGCATCGTCACCGTGCTCTGGGCCGACCAGGTCAAAGGGCTCCAGGTGCTGCACGGCGGGCAGTGGCACGACGTCTCCCCGGCCGACGGCGCCCTGCTGATCAACCTCGGCGACCTGACCACGCGGCTCACCAACGAGCAGTGGCTGTCCACCCTGCACCGGGTCAAGCCGCCGATCGTCGACGGCACGATCCGCCGCAGGCGCTCGGCCGCCTACTTCTTCGACGGCGACGCCGGGGCCGTGGTCGGGCCGCTGCCCGCCTTCGTGGACGACGCGCACCCGGCCCTGTACTCCGACGTCACGGTGGACGAGCACATCCGCGCCAAGCTGGCGGGCTCACGGGCCGGTGTGCTCAACCGGGGCGCCGCCCGCGAGGCCGGCCGGGTGCTGTCCGCGGGGTCGTGA
- a CDS encoding glycoside-pentoside-hexuronide (GPH):cation symporter — translation MVNSVEPALNSGAVPEITARLSLKEKISYGLGDLGNGFMFDLGQAYLLKFYTDVAGLPATVAGEIFIITKIFDAFMDPVAGSFVDGRSRIGRHGRFKPVMFYSSIALAVLTVFIFTTPGASQNVNLAYAYITYMAWGVLYSFTNVPYGSLSSVMTQNAGQRSQLASFRQAGSVTALLVTGVAFMPIVLAFGTQRIGFPVAAAIMALIGVLAFFGTFRGTQETVRVARTEKLTLRGFATTVRTNRPLQVLVLMTLFSISAYNIKTMMIAYYTEYVLGDISLLPYINFISIGCSVIGILSIPYLCRRFGKKNTALIGFAIAAVADGLNFLTHTNLVTFTLLLSVSFIGVALPNGVVWALVSDAIDFGHWRTGVRREGIVYSMFNFSRKLAQSIAGGLAGFGLGYVGYVANETQTAATQTGMKELQMLFPCVAFMVAAAVLFFLYPLTDERVTSMVTEIHQREDHQREDGAGTTS, via the coding sequence ATGGTCAACAGTGTCGAACCCGCCCTCAACTCCGGCGCCGTGCCGGAGATCACCGCCAGACTCAGCCTGAAGGAGAAGATCTCCTACGGGCTGGGCGATCTGGGCAACGGCTTCATGTTCGATCTCGGGCAGGCCTACCTGCTCAAGTTCTACACCGACGTGGCCGGGCTGCCGGCCACCGTGGCCGGCGAGATCTTCATCATCACCAAGATCTTCGACGCCTTCATGGACCCGGTGGCCGGGTCGTTCGTCGACGGGCGCAGCCGGATCGGCCGGCACGGCCGATTCAAGCCGGTGATGTTCTACTCCAGCATCGCGCTGGCCGTGCTCACGGTGTTCATCTTCACCACCCCGGGCGCCTCGCAGAACGTCAACCTGGCCTACGCCTACATCACCTACATGGCCTGGGGCGTGCTCTACTCGTTCACCAACGTGCCCTACGGGTCGCTGAGCTCGGTGATGACCCAGAACGCCGGGCAGCGCTCGCAACTGGCGTCGTTCCGGCAGGCCGGGTCGGTCACCGCGCTGCTGGTGACCGGGGTGGCGTTCATGCCGATCGTGCTGGCCTTCGGCACCCAGCGGATCGGTTTCCCGGTGGCGGCCGCGATCATGGCGCTGATCGGTGTGCTGGCGTTCTTCGGCACCTTCCGCGGCACCCAGGAGACCGTGCGGGTGGCGCGCACCGAGAAGCTGACCCTGCGCGGGTTCGCCACCACGGTGCGCACCAACCGGCCGCTCCAGGTGCTGGTGCTGATGACGCTGTTCTCGATCTCGGCCTACAACATCAAGACGATGATGATCGCCTACTACACGGAGTACGTGCTGGGCGACATCTCGCTGCTGCCCTACATCAACTTCATCAGCATCGGCTGCTCGGTCATCGGCATCCTGTCGATCCCGTACCTGTGCCGGCGCTTCGGCAAGAAGAACACCGCGCTCATCGGTTTCGCGATCGCGGCGGTCGCCGACGGCCTGAACTTCCTCACCCACACCAACCTGGTCACGTTCACCCTGCTGCTGAGCGTCTCGTTCATCGGGGTGGCCCTGCCCAACGGCGTGGTCTGGGCCCTGGTGTCGGACGCCATCGACTTCGGGCACTGGCGCACCGGGGTGCGGCGCGAGGGCATCGTGTACTCGATGTTCAACTTCTCCCGCAAGCTCGCCCAGTCCATCGCCGGTGGCCTGGCCGGTTTCGGTCTCGGCTACGTCGGCTACGTCGCCAACGAGACCCAGACCGCGGCGACCCAGACCGGCATGAAGGAGCTCCAGATGCTGTTCCCCTGTGTGGCCTTCATGGTGGCCGCGGCGGTGTTGTTCTTCCTGTACCCCCTCACCGACGAACGGGTCACCAGCATGGTCACCGAAATCCACCAGCGAGAAGACCATCAGCGAGAAGACGGAGCCGGGACGACATCATGA
- a CDS encoding UxaA family hydrolase encodes MTITTLPLTECALLLRPDDDVAVLTRELTAGTRVRTTGGEVTVTTDVPRGHKLALRDLAPGSQVHKYGQSIGVATTGITAGDHVHSHNLGMDPSVGADGQAYEFGTVHTELPDTARERTFQGYHRADGRVGTRNYVAVLTSVNCSASAARMIADQFRGPALDAFPGVDGVIALTHQSGCGLVTGSVGAQTLVRTLRGYARHANVGGLLVLGLGCEMVPIQSLVDDLDLPSDTLVELLTIQDSGGVRATVAAGAERIRRMLPELDRRRREPAPVSELVLGLNCGGSDGYSGITANPALGIASDLLVAAGGTSVLAETPEVFGAEHLLTRRATSPEVGRRLLERIEWWKEYAAAGGGSLDNNPSPGNKAGGLTTILEKSLGAVAKAGRADLSAVYEYAEPVSGPGLAFMDTPGYDPVSVTGIVAGGATVVCFTTGRGSVFGCRPTPSLKLATNTEMYRRMTDDMDINCGRVVDGTAGLEEVGAEIFERILAVASGEPTVSEGLEIGQEEFVPWQLGTVT; translated from the coding sequence ATGACGATCACCACCCTGCCCCTCACCGAGTGCGCGCTGCTGCTGCGGCCGGACGACGACGTCGCCGTGCTCACCCGGGAACTGACCGCCGGCACCCGCGTGCGCACCACGGGCGGTGAGGTCACCGTGACCACCGACGTGCCGCGCGGGCACAAGCTGGCCCTGCGCGACCTGGCCCCGGGCAGCCAGGTGCACAAGTACGGCCAGTCGATCGGCGTGGCCACCACCGGCATCACCGCCGGCGACCACGTGCACTCCCACAACCTGGGCATGGACCCGTCGGTGGGCGCCGACGGGCAGGCCTACGAGTTCGGCACCGTGCACACCGAGCTGCCGGACACCGCGCGGGAACGCACTTTTCAGGGCTACCACCGGGCCGACGGCCGGGTCGGCACCCGCAACTACGTGGCCGTCCTGACCTCGGTGAACTGCTCGGCCTCGGCCGCCCGGATGATCGCCGACCAGTTCCGCGGGCCCGCCCTGGACGCCTTCCCGGGCGTCGACGGGGTGATCGCCCTGACCCACCAGAGCGGCTGCGGCCTGGTCACCGGCAGCGTCGGCGCCCAGACGCTGGTGCGCACCCTGCGCGGGTACGCCCGGCACGCCAACGTCGGCGGTCTGCTGGTGCTCGGCCTGGGCTGCGAGATGGTGCCGATCCAGTCGCTGGTCGACGACCTGGACCTGCCCTCCGACACCCTGGTCGAGCTGCTCACCATCCAGGACAGCGGCGGGGTGCGGGCCACCGTGGCGGCCGGCGCGGAGCGGATCCGCCGGATGCTGCCCGAGCTGGACCGGCGCCGCCGTGAGCCGGCCCCGGTCAGCGAGCTGGTGCTGGGCCTGAACTGCGGCGGCTCGGACGGTTATTCGGGCATCACCGCCAACCCGGCGCTGGGCATCGCCTCCGACCTGCTGGTGGCCGCGGGCGGCACCTCGGTGCTGGCCGAGACGCCCGAGGTGTTCGGGGCCGAGCACCTGCTCACCCGCCGGGCCACGAGCCCGGAGGTGGGCCGCCGGCTGCTGGAGCGCATCGAGTGGTGGAAGGAGTACGCCGCGGCCGGTGGGGGCAGCCTGGACAACAACCCCTCGCCGGGCAACAAGGCCGGCGGCCTGACCACCATCCTGGAGAAGTCGCTGGGCGCCGTGGCCAAGGCCGGGCGGGCCGACCTGAGCGCGGTGTACGAGTACGCCGAGCCGGTCTCCGGGCCGGGCCTGGCCTTCATGGACACCCCCGGCTACGACCCGGTGTCGGTGACCGGGATCGTGGCCGGCGGCGCCACCGTGGTCTGCTTCACCACCGGTCGCGGGTCGGTGTTCGGCTGCCGGCCCACGCCGTCGCTCAAGCTGGCGACGAACACCGAGATGTACCGGCGGATGACCGACGACATGGACATCAACTGCGGTCGCGTGGTCGACGGCACCGCCGGCCTGGAGGAGGTGGGCGCGGAGATCTTCGAGCGGATACTGGCCGTCGCCTCCGGCGAGCCGACGGTGAGCGAGGGCCTCGAGATCGGCCAGGAGGAATTCGTTCCGTGGCAGCTGGGCACCGTGACCTGA
- a CDS encoding LacI family DNA-binding transcriptional regulator produces the protein MLNRSAARRHHDPEDVITATIRDVAAAAGVSPATVSRAFGRPEKVDESTRRRIVEAAERLGYQPNRAAQSLTTGRTGNIGIMVPDLANPFFTSVLKGAQHQANRLGHPVLLADTEEDPSAELRFSRALAQQVDGLVLCGSLMSDDEVLQISRLRPLVLVNRQVPKLPAITVDNAGGARQAVTHLRALGHRRIGYVAGPPGSYSNAERYQAVSEHAEGAGLECVPVGHFEPSFEGGRGAADQVLLAGVSAVVVYNDVMALGLVNQLVAYGVAVPAEISVVGFDDIPIAAMFTPALTTVRIPREQAGGAAVAHLHALLTGGRPVPPPDLTTELVVRGTTARSR, from the coding sequence ATGCTGAATCGGTCAGCAGCGCGCCGTCATCACGATCCGGAGGACGTCATCACCGCCACCATCCGGGACGTGGCCGCGGCCGCGGGGGTCTCCCCGGCCACCGTGTCGCGGGCGTTCGGGCGGCCGGAGAAGGTCGACGAGAGCACCCGCCGCCGCATCGTCGAGGCCGCCGAACGGCTCGGCTACCAGCCCAACCGGGCCGCGCAGTCACTCACCACCGGGCGCACCGGCAACATCGGGATCATGGTGCCCGACCTGGCCAACCCGTTCTTCACCAGCGTGCTGAAAGGCGCGCAGCACCAGGCCAACCGGCTCGGTCACCCGGTGCTGCTGGCCGACACCGAGGAAGACCCCTCGGCCGAGCTGCGCTTCTCCCGGGCCCTGGCCCAGCAGGTCGACGGCCTGGTGCTGTGCGGCTCACTGATGAGTGACGACGAGGTGCTCCAGATCTCGCGCCTGCGCCCCCTGGTGCTGGTCAACCGGCAGGTGCCGAAGCTGCCCGCGATCACCGTCGACAACGCCGGCGGCGCCCGGCAGGCCGTCACCCACCTGCGCGCGCTCGGGCACCGGCGCATCGGCTACGTGGCCGGGCCACCGGGTAGCTACTCCAACGCCGAGCGGTACCAGGCGGTCTCGGAGCACGCCGAGGGCGCGGGCCTGGAGTGCGTTCCGGTCGGCCACTTCGAGCCGTCGTTCGAGGGCGGGCGCGGCGCGGCCGACCAGGTGCTCCTGGCCGGCGTCAGCGCGGTGGTCGTCTACAACGACGTGATGGCCCTCGGGCTGGTCAACCAGCTGGTCGCCTACGGCGTCGCGGTCCCGGCCGAGATCAGCGTGGTCGGGTTCGACGACATCCCGATCGCCGCCATGTTCACCCCGGCCCTGACCACCGTCCGCATCCCCCGCGAGCAGGCCGGCGGCGCGGCCGTCGCACACCTGCACGCCCTGCTCACCGGCGGGCGGCCGGTGCCGCCCCCCGACCTGACCACCGAGCTGGTGGTGCGCGGCACCACGGCCCGGTCCCGCTGA
- the uxaC gene encoding glucuronate isomerase, whose protein sequence is MAASLTLHPDRALPLDREQRAVAREIYGQTAHLPLICMHGHVEAEVLASNTAFADPARLLVTPDHYVTRMLVSQGIAPETLGVRRVDGGPTETDSRAIWKTFCANWKLYRGTPSRYWLEHELVEVFGVDQVPSAESADALYDRISERIAEPGFRPQQLLDTFNIELISTTDPAGSDLAHHAGLARQGLGERVVPTFRPDAVVHLDRPSWRDDVAALAKVSGTGTGDYAGFLDALRERRAAFAAAGGLATDHGHLLADTTPLEPAEAAAIYDQALAGTVTADQAARFAAHMLYVFAGMSCDDGLVMQIHPGVLRDHHAGIAAKHGPDVGFDIPFAAEFTTALRPMLQTYGHDPRFRAILFTLDETVYSRELAPLAGAYPSLRLGAPWWFLDTPGGMQRFRETAVDTAGFYNTSGFVDDTRAFASIPARHDLSRRVDAGFLARLVLEHRLNLDEATETAVDLAYNLPKIAYQRRI, encoded by the coding sequence ATGGCCGCATCACTGACGCTGCACCCGGACCGCGCTCTGCCCCTGGACCGCGAACAGCGCGCCGTCGCCCGCGAGATCTACGGGCAGACCGCGCACCTCCCGCTCATCTGCATGCACGGGCACGTGGAGGCCGAGGTCCTGGCCTCGAACACCGCGTTCGCCGACCCGGCCCGGCTGCTGGTCACCCCCGACCACTACGTCACCCGGATGCTGGTCTCCCAGGGCATCGCCCCCGAGACGCTCGGGGTGCGGCGCGTCGACGGCGGGCCCACCGAGACCGACTCGCGCGCCATCTGGAAGACGTTCTGCGCCAACTGGAAACTCTACCGGGGCACCCCCTCGCGGTACTGGCTGGAGCACGAGCTGGTCGAGGTGTTCGGCGTCGACCAGGTGCCCTCCGCCGAGTCCGCCGACGCCCTCTACGACCGGATCAGCGAGCGCATCGCCGAGCCCGGCTTCCGCCCGCAGCAGCTGCTGGACACGTTCAACATCGAGCTGATCTCCACCACCGACCCGGCCGGCAGCGACCTGGCCCACCACGCCGGCCTGGCCCGGCAGGGCCTGGGCGAGCGGGTCGTCCCGACCTTCCGCCCCGACGCCGTGGTCCACCTCGACCGGCCCTCCTGGCGGGACGACGTGGCAGCGCTGGCCAAGGTGTCCGGCACCGGCACCGGTGACTACGCCGGGTTCCTCGACGCCCTGCGCGAGCGCCGGGCCGCGTTCGCCGCCGCCGGGGGCCTGGCCACCGACCACGGGCACCTGCTGGCCGACACCACCCCGCTGGAGCCCGCCGAGGCCGCCGCGATCTACGACCAGGCCCTGGCCGGCACCGTGACCGCGGACCAGGCGGCCCGTTTCGCCGCCCACATGCTGTACGTGTTCGCCGGCATGTCGTGCGACGACGGCCTGGTGATGCAGATCCACCCGGGCGTGCTGCGCGATCACCACGCCGGGATCGCCGCGAAACACGGCCCGGACGTCGGTTTCGACATCCCGTTCGCCGCCGAGTTCACCACCGCGCTGCGGCCGATGCTCCAGACCTACGGTCACGACCCGCGTTTCCGGGCCATCCTGTTCACGCTGGACGAGACCGTCTACAGCCGGGAGCTGGCCCCGCTGGCCGGCGCCTACCCGTCGCTGCGGCTGGGCGCCCCGTGGTGGTTCCTCGACACCCCCGGCGGCATGCAGCGTTTCCGGGAGACCGCCGTCGACACGGCCGGTTTCTACAACACCTCCGGATTCGTCGACGACACCCGGGCCTTCGCCTCGATCCCGGCCCGGCACGACCTGTCCCGCCGCGTCGACGCCGGATTCCTGGCCCGGCTCGTGCTGGAGCACCGGCTGAACCTGGACGAGGCCACCGAGACCGCCGTCGACCTGGCCTACAACCTGCCGAAAATCGCCTACCAACGCCGTATCTGA
- a CDS encoding class I fructose-bisphosphate aldolase: protein MKDLRLRRILHPGTGRTVICPMDHGVALGPIAGLTDLEAAVALIRDHVDAVVVHKGQVAAIARQLASSPGIAVIVHLNASVEGSPSHPGKVLVASVEEALSLGADAVSVQLNLGCPGDDEMLRSVGQVVRESQLLGVPVLTMTYPQGPGLRADSVADVAHVARVAAELGSDLIKVSVPPEEDAVARIVAGVGVPVVVSGGPRRPDPAPVLRSVQSAVAAGARGIALGRNVFQHPDPGWMAARLRAVVHDLPGARADAVLDVGAHRVLAHP from the coding sequence ATGAAAGACCTCAGGCTGCGCCGGATTCTGCATCCCGGAACTGGCCGTACCGTCATCTGCCCGATGGACCACGGCGTGGCCCTCGGGCCGATCGCCGGGCTCACCGACCTGGAGGCCGCGGTCGCGCTCATCCGCGACCACGTCGACGCCGTGGTGGTGCACAAGGGACAGGTCGCGGCCATCGCCCGGCAGCTGGCGTCCAGCCCGGGCATCGCCGTCATCGTGCACCTGAACGCCTCGGTCGAGGGCAGCCCCAGTCATCCCGGCAAGGTGCTGGTCGCCAGCGTCGAGGAGGCGCTCAGCCTGGGGGCCGACGCGGTGTCGGTGCAGCTGAACCTCGGCTGCCCCGGTGACGACGAGATGCTGCGCAGTGTGGGGCAGGTCGTGCGCGAGTCGCAGCTGCTCGGCGTGCCGGTGCTCACCATGACCTACCCGCAGGGGCCCGGGCTGCGCGCCGACTCGGTCGCCGACGTGGCGCACGTGGCACGGGTGGCGGCCGAGCTCGGGTCCGACCTGATCAAGGTGTCGGTGCCGCCGGAAGAAGACGCCGTGGCCCGCATCGTCGCCGGGGTCGGGGTGCCGGTGGTGGTGTCCGGCGGGCCGCGCCGGCCCGACCCGGCCCCGGTGCTCCGCTCGGTACAGTCGGCCGTGGCGGCGGGTGCCCGGGGAATTGCCCTGGGGCGCAACGTGTTCCAGCATCCTGATCCGGGGTGGATGGCGGCCCGGCTGCGCGCCGTGGTGCACGACCTGCCGGGGGCCCGGGCAGACGCCGTGCTGGACGTCGGCGCGCACCGGGTGCTGGCGCACCCCTGA
- a CDS encoding 3-dehydroquinate synthase II, protein MTISETAISETTVGEPVHRAERAAGRGGQEAWLWVDERTGTAALDRAAQTGYVTFLSTLAGLDVLGGYQLPQRASVAVVIDSAGQLPAVLEHPATRDRLAYVVAANIDALPGDAYDGAVGLLERVDDHDTLMRVVDRLGTVDLVAISFRDPTNIPLELVLAEAQSSRTRVAKIVDSTDDGVVSLMTMEAGADVVVLRGGDVADITTLAGTVADAAVQSIDLRPATVTAVTHCPMGTRVCVDTTSALGRDEGMILGSTSSGGLVTCSETHHLPYMNLRPFRVNAGALHLYVWGPDDRAVYLSDLRAGSQVLAVDTAGRTRTVTVGRIKIERRPLLLIEAEIDGRPVNTFIQDDWHVRMMGSQGEIRPSSEIAVGDQLLGHLDTPGRHVGIRIEETIEER, encoded by the coding sequence ATGACGATCAGCGAGACAGCCATCAGCGAGACGACCGTCGGCGAGCCGGTGCACCGGGCCGAACGGGCCGCCGGGCGCGGCGGGCAGGAGGCGTGGCTGTGGGTCGACGAGCGCACCGGCACCGCCGCCCTCGACCGGGCGGCGCAGACCGGATACGTCACGTTCCTCAGCACCCTGGCCGGGCTCGACGTGCTGGGCGGCTACCAGCTGCCGCAGCGGGCGTCGGTCGCCGTGGTGATCGACTCGGCCGGGCAGCTGCCCGCCGTGCTGGAGCACCCGGCCACCCGCGACCGGCTGGCCTACGTGGTGGCCGCGAACATCGACGCGCTGCCCGGTGACGCCTACGACGGTGCGGTCGGCCTGCTGGAGCGGGTCGACGACCACGACACGCTGATGCGCGTGGTCGATCGCCTGGGCACGGTCGACCTGGTGGCCATCAGCTTCCGCGACCCCACCAACATCCCGCTGGAACTGGTGCTGGCCGAGGCACAGAGCTCACGCACCCGGGTGGCCAAGATCGTCGACAGCACCGACGACGGCGTGGTCAGCCTGATGACGATGGAGGCGGGCGCCGACGTCGTGGTGCTGCGTGGCGGCGACGTCGCCGACATCACCACGCTGGCCGGCACGGTCGCCGACGCCGCCGTGCAGAGCATCGACCTGCGCCCGGCCACCGTGACGGCGGTGACGCACTGCCCGATGGGAACCCGGGTGTGCGTCGACACCACCTCGGCGCTCGGGCGCGACGAGGGCATGATCCTCGGCTCCACCTCGTCCGGCGGCCTGGTCACCTGTAGCGAGACCCACCACCTGCCCTACATGAACCTGCGGCCGTTCCGGGTGAACGCCGGGGCGCTGCACCTGTACGTGTGGGGGCCCGACGACCGGGCCGTCTACCTGAGCGACCTGCGCGCCGGCTCGCAGGTGCTGGCGGTCGACACGGCCGGGCGCACCCGCACGGTCACGGTGGGGCGGATCAAGATCGAGCGCCGGCCGCTGCTGCTGATCGAGGCCGAGATCGACGGGCGGCCGGTCAACACGTTCATCCAGGACGACTGGCACGTGCGGATGATGGGCTCCCAGGGCGAGATCCGGCCGTCCAGCGAGATCGCCGTCGGCGACCAGCTGCTCGGCCACCTCGACACCCCGGGCCGGCACGTCGGCATCCGGATCGAGGAGACCATCGAGGAGCGCTGA
- a CDS encoding alpha/beta fold hydrolase, with product MPYVELPGSRTYHEITGAGEPLLLLHGGFCSLEATGDLNRLLSARYRVHGPERPGHGRTPDQPQPYAYAAMVDHTLAYLDAIGVPRAHVVGFSDGAITGLLLARDHPRRVASLVAISANLDPSGFVPDEQAALSVSARQHEQLGEEYGRLSPDGAGHADTVVGKLLDLWKREPQITPDSLASVTAPTLVMAGDRDMVTLEHTASIAAAVPGAQLCVVPGAGHLLVRECPELVGAVVTRFLASVPALAGR from the coding sequence ATGCCCTACGTCGAGCTCCCCGGCAGCCGCACCTACCACGAGATCACCGGTGCGGGTGAACCACTTCTGTTGCTGCACGGTGGTTTCTGCTCGCTGGAGGCGACGGGCGACCTGAACCGCCTGCTGTCCGCGCGCTACCGGGTGCACGGCCCGGAACGTCCGGGCCACGGGCGCACACCCGATCAGCCGCAGCCGTACGCGTACGCCGCGATGGTCGACCACACGCTGGCCTACCTCGACGCGATCGGCGTTCCCCGGGCCCACGTGGTGGGTTTCAGCGACGGGGCGATCACCGGCCTGCTGCTGGCCCGCGACCACCCACGGCGGGTGGCGTCACTGGTGGCGATCAGCGCCAATCTCGACCCGTCCGGTTTCGTGCCCGACGAGCAGGCGGCGCTGTCGGTGAGCGCGCGGCAGCACGAGCAGCTGGGCGAGGAGTACGGCCGCCTGTCCCCCGACGGCGCCGGTCACGCCGACACGGTGGTGGGCAAGCTCCTCGACCTGTGGAAGCGCGAGCCGCAGATCACGCCGGACTCGCTGGCCTCCGTCACGGCGCCCACCCTGGTGATGGCCGGCGACCGCGACATGGTCACGCTGGAGCACACCGCCTCGATCGCGGCGGCCGTTCCCGGCGCCCAGCTCTGCGTGGTGCCCGGTGCCGGGCACCTGCTGGTGCGCGAGTGCCCCGAGCTGGTCGGCGCGGTCGTCACCCGCTTCCTGGCCTCCGTCCCGGCCCTCGCGGGCCGGTGA
- a CDS encoding mannitol dehydrogenase family protein, protein MSRLSLATLDLARSRPNVTMPPVDPAGQQVGILHLGIGAFHRAHQAVITQEAAAATGDTRWGICGVTQRSDTVARQLRPQDGLYGVLERSPEGTRLQLTGSVRDVLYPEAQQDELDARFDDPAVTVITLTVTEKGYRRAGNGRLDLTDPLVAADLASNPAAGRPVSAVGRLVRGLLLRSRGCGAPVTVLCCDNLNDNGTVVAGLVADFCAALPGAVGEPLAAWIEGNVSFPCSMVDRIVPATTAADRADGQALLGLADEGLVVAEPFRQWVIEDSFVAARPAWERAGAQLTKDVAPYELMKLRILNGSHSTLAYLGALAGYATIAETVGDERLLAVARGLITEDVIPVLQAPDGTDLAAYGEQVLHRYTNPALAHRTVQIAMDGSQKLPLRLLATVRDNERAGRQARWAARGVAAWMTYLASPTARTGMPLPVDDPLAARLTASVRGRTDAGGIVDALLAYPEIFGADLPDSAWFRAQLTEDVAELL, encoded by the coding sequence ATGAGCCGTCTGTCCCTGGCCACCCTGGACCTGGCCCGCTCCCGCCCGAACGTCACGATGCCACCCGTCGACCCGGCCGGGCAGCAGGTCGGCATCCTGCACCTGGGCATCGGTGCCTTCCACCGCGCCCACCAGGCGGTGATCACCCAGGAGGCCGCCGCGGCCACCGGCGACACCCGGTGGGGCATCTGCGGCGTCACCCAGCGCTCCGACACCGTGGCCCGGCAGCTGCGCCCGCAGGACGGTCTGTACGGCGTGCTGGAGCGCTCGCCCGAGGGCACCCGGCTCCAGCTGACCGGCTCGGTGCGCGACGTGCTCTACCCCGAGGCGCAGCAGGACGAGCTGGACGCGCGCTTCGACGACCCGGCGGTCACCGTGATCACCCTGACCGTCACCGAGAAGGGGTACCGCCGGGCCGGGAACGGCCGGCTCGACCTGACCGACCCGCTGGTCGCCGCCGATTTGGCGTCGAATCCGGCTGCCGGGCGGCCGGTCTCGGCCGTCGGCCGGCTGGTGCGCGGGCTGCTGCTGCGCTCGCGCGGCTGCGGCGCCCCGGTCACCGTGCTGTGCTGCGACAACCTCAACGACAACGGCACGGTGGTGGCGGGGCTGGTCGCCGACTTCTGCGCGGCCCTGCCCGGTGCGGTGGGGGAGCCGCTGGCGGCCTGGATCGAGGGCAACGTCTCGTTCCCGTGCAGCATGGTCGACCGCATCGTGCCGGCCACCACCGCGGCCGACCGCGCCGACGGGCAGGCCCTGCTCGGCCTGGCCGACGAGGGTCTGGTGGTGGCGGAACCGTTCCGGCAGTGGGTGATCGAGGACTCGTTCGTGGCCGCCCGCCCGGCCTGGGAACGGGCGGGTGCCCAGCTGACCAAGGACGTGGCGCCCTACGAGCTGATGAAACTGCGCATCCTCAACGGTTCCCACTCCACCCTGGCCTACCTCGGCGCCCTGGCCGGGTACGCCACGATCGCCGAGACCGTTGGCGACGAAAGGCTTCTCGCGGTGGCCCGGGGACTGATCACCGAGGACGTGATCCCGGTGCTCCAGGCCCCCGACGGCACGGACCTGGCGGCCTACGGCGAGCAGGTGCTGCACCGCTACACCAATCCGGCCCTGGCCCACCGCACGGTCCAGATCGCCATGGACGGCTCGCAGAAGCTGCCGCTGCGGCTGCTGGCCACGGTGCGCGACAACGAGCGCGCCGGGCGTCAGGCGCGCTGGGCGGCGCGGGGCGTGGCGGCCTGGATGACCTACCTGGCCTCGCCCACCGCCCGCACGGGCATGCCGCTGCCCGTCGACGACCCGCTGGCCGCCCGGCTCACCGCGAGTGTGCGGGGCCGCACCGACGCGGGCGGGATCGTGGACGCCCTGCTGGCCTACCCGGAGATCTTCGGCGCGGACCTGCCCGACAGTGCCTGGTTCCGGGCTCAGCTGACCGAGGACGTGGCCGAGCTGCTCTGA